Proteins encoded by one window of Vanacampus margaritifer isolate UIUO_Vmar chromosome 17, RoL_Vmar_1.0, whole genome shotgun sequence:
- the aste1b gene encoding single-strand DNA endonuclease ASTE1 yields the protein MGVHGLTTFVEGNRHFLFDVKFRDSRLLVDGCSLYFNLYLKHGLDRRHGGDYDAFASVVLQFLSALEACNIELFVVLDGGIDPSNKKFDTLQQRLQSRIREAENLSHGRNGSVLPILTRQVFIEVLNQKRVSLVQCLAEADLDIACLARQWRCPVLSNDSDFFIFDLPGGYLPFQFFNWTNLNGKASHCYIPARCYTTEGLCRFYGGMNPELLPLCAVLTGNDYGAPKEAERLFAMIDRRTGGKSPSSRIDVLLRWLSSFPSSVQALAEVRRLVGENSGDGLSSQLNRLMEEYHLTPESPLACWFADNKVPQGHTQTLPVSLSAAAPGGHLAPLVIDALVMRRVLLHSQVENSRQASSHCCATAIRQAIYGILLLGGRQMHPAHDRGGRGQRGLARGGLQFPHPSANERLSFDQATQQVSAAPVCVEEFDRLNNNLKRNQVEAQPLKSHFHVETLNEVPVRVRRNALFEVLRVNPSALAHVPANMLLPVAVTSFWLQEAVPKPSQLQLQALIVGMVYGELVLMEQNGVIDYQIPVPKDKQHERLLIGQLDRNRSSSRQMDIGGAHGFSQWQACLWSAQCLNQLLLMPLNEVRLLHLFSGTMVHGVLNYLKKGETVDHMLPKFPYDIFSILMHAVKNCSVKPQPSAVRGGTGRGGTGRGGTGRGGERGRRGRGAAGERRGRGRGRGRRGVEGASNRFAVLEINE from the exons ATGGGCGTTCATGGTCTTACTACCTTTGTGGAAGGAAACCgacattttctttttgatgTAAAATTCAGAGACAGCCGCCTGCTTGTCGACGGCTGCAGTTTGTATTTCAATCTCTACTTGAAGCACGGTTTGGACCGTCGACATGGAGGCGATTATGACGCCTTTGCATCCGTGGTCCTTCAGTTCCTCTCCGCCTTGGAGGCCTGTAATATTGAGCTATTTGTGGTTCTGGATGGAG GGATTGACCCAAGCAACAAGAAGTTTGACACTCTGCAGCAGCGTCTGCAGTCCAGAATAAGGGAAGCAGAGAATCTCTCTCACGGCCGCAATGGCTCGGTTCTACCCATCCTTACAAGGCAGGTTTTCATTGAGGTCCTCAATCAGAAGAGGGTCTCGCTGGTTCAGTGTCTGGCCGAGGCTGACCTGGACATTGCCTGTTTGGCTCGCCAATGGAGATGTCCAGTTCTGAGCaatgacagtgatttttttatttttgacctgCCAG GTGGATACCTGCCTTTCCAGTTCTTCAACTGGACCAACCTCAACGGTAAAGCCTCTCACTGCTACATCCCAGCTCGCTGCTACACCACTGAGGGTCTCTGCCGTTTTTACGGGGGAATGAATCCGGAGTTACTTCCTCTCTGTGCCGTCCTGACTGGTAATGATTACGGCGCTCCAAAAGAAGCGGAAAGACTCTTCGCCATGATAGATAGAAGAACTGGCGGTAAATCGCCTTCTTCCCGTATTGACGTCCTGCTTCGATGGCTGTCGTCTTTCCCGAGTTCGGTGCAAGCTCTGGCGGAGGTAAGGAGGCTCGTGGGAGAAAACAGCGGTGATGGGCTCAGTTCACAGTTGAACAGACTTATGGAGGAATATCATCTCACCCCTGAAAGCCCGCTGGCTTGTTGGTTCGCAGACAATAAGGTTCCACAAGGGCATACTCAAACATTACCCGTGAGCTTGTCGGCGGCTGCGCCAGGAGGACATTTGGCTCCTTTAGTGATTGATGCTTTGGTTATGCGGCGGGTGCTCCTCCATTCACAGGTGGAGAACAGCAGGCAAGCAAGCAGCCACTGTTGCGCAACAGCTATACGCCAGGCCATATATGGGATATTACTCCTCGGCGGGAGGCAAATGCATCCTGCGCACGACAGGGGTGGGAGAGGTCAAAGGGGCCTAGCGCGCGGGGGACTTCAATTCCCTCATCCGAgcgcaaatgaaagattgagcTTCGATCAAGCCACCCAGCAAGTCTCCGCCGCCCCCGTATGCGTGGAGGAGTTCGATCGGCTTAACAACAACTTAAAGAGAAACCAGGTGGAGGCGCAGCCGCTAAAATCACATTTCCACGTGGAGACCCTCAATGAG GTCCCAGTAAGAGTTCGTCGTAACGCCCTTTTTGAAGTCTTGCGGGTCAATCCGTCCGCTTTGGCTCACGTCCCCGCCAACATGTTGCTGCCTGTCGCAGTGACAAGCTTCTGGCTGCAGGAGGCCGTACCGAAACCGTCACAGCTTCAGCTCCAGGCCTTGATCGTGGGAATGGTTTATGGGGAGCTGGTTTTGATGGAGCAGAATGGAGTCATAGACTACCAAATTCCCG TTCCGAAAGATAAACAGCACGAGCGCCTTTTGATTGGTCAGCTGGATCGAAATCGTTCGTCTTCGAGACAAATGGATATCGGTGGGGCGCACGGTTTCAGCCAATGGCAGGCCTGCCTCTGGAGTGCGCAGTGTTTGAATCAGCTACTGTTGATGCCACTGAATGAAGTCCGCCTCTTACA TCTGTTCAGTGGTACGATGGTGCACGGCGTTCTCAACTATCTAAAAAAAGGTGAAACAGTAGATCATATGCTGCCCAAGTTTCCTTACGACATTTTCTCCATCCTGATGCACGCCGTGAAGAACTGCAGCGTCAAACCTCAACCGTCTGCCGTGAGAGGGGGCACGGGCCGAGGGGGCACGGGCCGAGGGGGCACGGGCCGAGGCGGCGAGCGGGGAAGAAGAGGGAGGGGAGCAGCGGGAGAAAGGagaggacgaggaagaggacgaggaAGGAGAGGGGTTGAGGGTGCAAGCAACCGCTTTGCTGTTTTAGAAATCAATGAGTAA